A window of the Procambarus clarkii isolate CNS0578487 chromosome 19, FALCON_Pclarkii_2.0, whole genome shotgun sequence genome harbors these coding sequences:
- the LOC138366532 gene encoding A-kinase anchor protein 5-like, protein MSKSINDPHEAATIDRHEAASIDAHEAASIDPHETATIDPQEGASIDPHATATIDQHEAASIDPHEAATIDPQEVATIDPHEAATIDPHEAATIDPHEAAAIDPHEAAAIDPNEAATIDPQEAATIDPHEAATIDPQEAATIDPHEAATIGPQEAATIDPHVAAAIDPHEAATIDPHEAATIDPH, encoded by the coding sequence CCATTAATGACCCacatgaggcagctactattgatcgACACGAGGCAGCTAGTATTGACGCACACGAGGCAGCtagtattgacccacacgagacagctactattgacccacaagagggagCTAGTATTGACCCACACGCGACAGCTACTATTGACCAACACGAGGCAGCtagtattgacccacacgaggcagctactattgacccacaagaggtagctactattgacccacacgaggcagctactattgacccccatgaggcagctactattgacccacatgaGGCTGCTGCTATTGACCCACATGAGGCTGCTGCTATTGACCcaaacgaggcagctactattgacccacaagaggcagctactattgacccacacgaagcagctactattgacccacaagaggcagctactattgacccacatgaggcagctactattggcccacaagaggcagctactattgatccTCACGTTGCAGCTGCTATTGACCCTcatgaggcagctactattgacccacacgaggc